A region of Ictidomys tridecemlineatus isolate mIctTri1 chromosome 4, mIctTri1.hap1, whole genome shotgun sequence DNA encodes the following proteins:
- the Gng3 gene encoding guanine nucleotide-binding protein G(I)/G(S)/G(O) subunit gamma-3 — protein MKGETPVNSTMSIGQARKMVEQLKIEASLCRIKVSKAAADLMTYCDAHACEDPLITPVPTSENPFREKKFFCALL, from the exons aTGAAAGGGGAGACTCCCGTGAACAGCACCATGAGTATTGGGCAAGCCCGCAAGATGGTGGAACAGCtaaagattgaggccagcctgtgccGGATAAAG GTGTCCAAGGCAGCAGCAGACCTGATGACTTACTGTGATGCCCACGCTTGTGAGGATCCCCTCATCACTCCTGTGCCCACTTCGGAGAACCccttcagagaaaagaagttctTCTGTGCCCTCCTCTGA
- the Bscl2 gene encoding seipin isoform X5 — protein MSKEMADQREGEAGGKEVCRDQIKGSDKEEPPAASSHGQGWRPGGRAAKNARPELGARPPALPAMVNDPPVPALLWAQEVGHVLAGRARRLLLQFGVLFCTILLLLWVSVFLYGSFYYSYMPTVSHLSPVHFYYRTDCDSSTTSLCSFPVANVSLAKSGRDRVLMYGQPYRITLELELPESPVNQDLGMFLVTVSCYTRGGRIISTSSRSVMLHYRSDLLQMLDTLVFSSLLLFGFAEQKQLLEVELYADYRENSYVPTTGAIIEIHSKRIQMYGAYLRIHAHFTGLRYLLYNFPMTCAFIGVASNFTFLSVIVLFSYMQWVWGGIWPRHRFSLQVNIRKRETSQKEGQRRISTHQPGAEPERQEEATQLSDVTEDGESPEDPSGTEGPLSEEEKPDQQPLSGEEELEREASDGSGSWEDAALLTDANLPASASASASAPAPETLGSSEPSMGALRQRPTCSSS, from the exons ATGTCTAAAGAAATGGCAGACCAAAGAGAAGGAGAAGCTGGGGGTAAAGAGGTGTGCCGAGACCAGATCAAAGGATCGGACAAAGAG gaaCCGCCAGCTGCCTCATCCCATGGCCAGGGGTGGCGTCCAGGTGGCAGAGCAGCTAAGAACGCAAGACCTGAATTGGGGGCTAGACCCCCTGCTCTCCCTGCCATGGTCAATGATCCACCAGTACCTGCCTTATTGTGGGCCCAGGAAGTGGGCCATGTCTTGGCAGGCCGTGCCCGCAGGCTGCTGCTGCAGTTTGGGGTACTCTTCTGCAccatcctcctcctgctctgggtgTCTGTCTTTCTCTATGGCTCCTTCTACTATTCCTACATGCCGACAGTCAGCCACCTCAGCCCTGTGCATTTCTACTacag GACCGATTGTGATTCCTCTACCACCTCACTCTGCTCCTTTCCTGTTGCCAATGTCTCGCTGGCTAAAAGTGGACGTGATCGG GTGCTGATGTATGGACAGCCATATCGCATCACCTTAGAGCTTGAGTTGCCAGAGTCTCCTGTGAATCAAGATTTGGGCATGTTTTTGGTCACTGTTTCATGCTACACCAGAGGTGGCCGAATCATCTCCACCTCTTCCCGTTCG GTGATGCTGCATTACCGCTCAGACCTGCTCCAGATGCTTGACACGCTAGTCTTCTCTAGCCTCCTTCTGTTTGGCTTTGCTGAGCAGAAGCAGCTCCTGGAGGTGGAACTCTATGCGGACTATAGAGAGAACTCG TATGTGCCAACAACTGGAGCAATTATTGAGATCCACAGCAAGCGTATCCAGATGTATGGAGCCTACCTTCGCATCCATGCCCATTTCACTGGGCTCAG GTACCTGCTATACAACTTCCCGATGACCTGCGCCTTCATAGGTGTTGCCAGCAACTTTACCTTCCTCAGCGTCATTGTGCTCTTCAGCTACATGCAGTGGGTGTGGGGGGGCATCTGGCCCCGACACCGCTTCTCTTTGCAG GTTAATATCCGAAAAAGAGAGACTTCCCAGAAGGAAGGCCAACGAAGGATCTCTACCCATCAGCCTG GAGCAGAGCCTGAAAGACAGGAGGAGGCAACTCAACTGTCAGATGTGACAGAGGATGGTGAGAGCCCTGAAGATCCCTCAGGGACAG AGGGTCCGCTGTCTGAGGAGGAGAAACCAGACCAGCAGCCCCTGAGtggagaggaggagctggagcgGGAGGCCAGTGATG GTTCAGGCTCCTGGGAAGATGCTGCTCTGCTGACTGATGCCAACCTAcctgcttctgcctctgcctctgcttctGCCCCTGCCCCGGAGACTCTGGGCAGCTCTGAGCCCTCTATGGGTGCTCTGAGACAGCGCCCCACCTGCTCCAGCTCCTAA
- the Bscl2 gene encoding seipin isoform X1, protein MSKEMADQREGEAGGKEVCRDQIKGSDKEEPPAASSHGQGWRPGGRAAKNARPELGARPPALPAMVNDPPVPALLWAQEVGHVLAGRARRLLLQFGVLFCTILLLLWVSVFLYGSFYYSYMPTVSHLSPVHFYYRTDCDSSTTSLCSFPVANVSLAKSGRDRVLMYGQPYRITLELELPESPVNQDLGMFLVTVSCYTRGGRIISTSSRSVMLHYRSDLLQMLDTLVFSSLLLFGFAEQKQLLEVELYADYRENSYVPTTGAIIEIHSKRIQMYGAYLRIHAHFTGLRYLLYNFPMTCAFIGVASNFTFLSVIVLFSYMQWVWGGIWPRHRFSLQVNIRKRETSQKEGQRRISTHQPGKGTATLPILSSTCFGGAEPERQEEATQLSDVTEDGESPEDPSGTEGPLSEEEKPDQQPLSGEEELEREASDGSGSWEDAALLTDANLPASASASASAPAPETLGSSEPSMGALRQRPTCSSS, encoded by the exons ATGTCTAAAGAAATGGCAGACCAAAGAGAAGGAGAAGCTGGGGGTAAAGAGGTGTGCCGAGACCAGATCAAAGGATCGGACAAAGAG gaaCCGCCAGCTGCCTCATCCCATGGCCAGGGGTGGCGTCCAGGTGGCAGAGCAGCTAAGAACGCAAGACCTGAATTGGGGGCTAGACCCCCTGCTCTCCCTGCCATGGTCAATGATCCACCAGTACCTGCCTTATTGTGGGCCCAGGAAGTGGGCCATGTCTTGGCAGGCCGTGCCCGCAGGCTGCTGCTGCAGTTTGGGGTACTCTTCTGCAccatcctcctcctgctctgggtgTCTGTCTTTCTCTATGGCTCCTTCTACTATTCCTACATGCCGACAGTCAGCCACCTCAGCCCTGTGCATTTCTACTacag GACCGATTGTGATTCCTCTACCACCTCACTCTGCTCCTTTCCTGTTGCCAATGTCTCGCTGGCTAAAAGTGGACGTGATCGG GTGCTGATGTATGGACAGCCATATCGCATCACCTTAGAGCTTGAGTTGCCAGAGTCTCCTGTGAATCAAGATTTGGGCATGTTTTTGGTCACTGTTTCATGCTACACCAGAGGTGGCCGAATCATCTCCACCTCTTCCCGTTCG GTGATGCTGCATTACCGCTCAGACCTGCTCCAGATGCTTGACACGCTAGTCTTCTCTAGCCTCCTTCTGTTTGGCTTTGCTGAGCAGAAGCAGCTCCTGGAGGTGGAACTCTATGCGGACTATAGAGAGAACTCG TATGTGCCAACAACTGGAGCAATTATTGAGATCCACAGCAAGCGTATCCAGATGTATGGAGCCTACCTTCGCATCCATGCCCATTTCACTGGGCTCAG GTACCTGCTATACAACTTCCCGATGACCTGCGCCTTCATAGGTGTTGCCAGCAACTTTACCTTCCTCAGCGTCATTGTGCTCTTCAGCTACATGCAGTGGGTGTGGGGGGGCATCTGGCCCCGACACCGCTTCTCTTTGCAG GTTAATATCCGAAAAAGAGAGACTTCCCAGAAGGAAGGCCAACGAAGGATCTCTACCCATCAGCCTGGTAAAG GCACAGCCACCCTACCCATCCTGTCCTCTACTTGTTTTGGAGGAGCAGAGCCTGAAAGACAGGAGGAGGCAACTCAACTGTCAGATGTGACAGAGGATGGTGAGAGCCCTGAAGATCCCTCAGGGACAG AGGGTCCGCTGTCTGAGGAGGAGAAACCAGACCAGCAGCCCCTGAGtggagaggaggagctggagcgGGAGGCCAGTGATG GTTCAGGCTCCTGGGAAGATGCTGCTCTGCTGACTGATGCCAACCTAcctgcttctgcctctgcctctgcttctGCCCCTGCCCCGGAGACTCTGGGCAGCTCTGAGCCCTCTATGGGTGCTCTGAGACAGCGCCCCACCTGCTCCAGCTCCTAA
- the Bscl2 gene encoding seipin isoform X3: MSKEMADQREGEAGGKEVCRDQIKGSDKEEPPAASSHGQGWRPGGRAAKNARPELGARPPALPAMVNDPPVPALLWAQEVGHVLAGRARRLLLQFGVLFCTILLLLWVSVFLYGSFYYSYMPTVSHLSPVHFYYRTDCDSSTTSLCSFPVANVSLAKSGRDRVLMYGQPYRITLELELPESPVNQDLGMFLVTVSCYTRGGRIISTSSRSVMLHYRSDLLQMLDTLVFSSLLLFGFAEQKQLLEVELYADYRENSYVPTTGAIIEIHSKRIQMYGAYLRIHAHFTGLRYLLYNFPMTCAFIGVASNFTFLSVIVLFSYMQWVWGGIWPRHRFSLQVNIRKRETSQKEGQRRISTHQPGKGAEPERQEEATQLSDVTEDGESPEDPSGTEGPLSEEEKPDQQPLSGEEELEREASDGSGSWEDAALLTDANLPASASASASAPAPETLGSSEPSMGALRQRPTCSSS, from the exons ATGTCTAAAGAAATGGCAGACCAAAGAGAAGGAGAAGCTGGGGGTAAAGAGGTGTGCCGAGACCAGATCAAAGGATCGGACAAAGAG gaaCCGCCAGCTGCCTCATCCCATGGCCAGGGGTGGCGTCCAGGTGGCAGAGCAGCTAAGAACGCAAGACCTGAATTGGGGGCTAGACCCCCTGCTCTCCCTGCCATGGTCAATGATCCACCAGTACCTGCCTTATTGTGGGCCCAGGAAGTGGGCCATGTCTTGGCAGGCCGTGCCCGCAGGCTGCTGCTGCAGTTTGGGGTACTCTTCTGCAccatcctcctcctgctctgggtgTCTGTCTTTCTCTATGGCTCCTTCTACTATTCCTACATGCCGACAGTCAGCCACCTCAGCCCTGTGCATTTCTACTacag GACCGATTGTGATTCCTCTACCACCTCACTCTGCTCCTTTCCTGTTGCCAATGTCTCGCTGGCTAAAAGTGGACGTGATCGG GTGCTGATGTATGGACAGCCATATCGCATCACCTTAGAGCTTGAGTTGCCAGAGTCTCCTGTGAATCAAGATTTGGGCATGTTTTTGGTCACTGTTTCATGCTACACCAGAGGTGGCCGAATCATCTCCACCTCTTCCCGTTCG GTGATGCTGCATTACCGCTCAGACCTGCTCCAGATGCTTGACACGCTAGTCTTCTCTAGCCTCCTTCTGTTTGGCTTTGCTGAGCAGAAGCAGCTCCTGGAGGTGGAACTCTATGCGGACTATAGAGAGAACTCG TATGTGCCAACAACTGGAGCAATTATTGAGATCCACAGCAAGCGTATCCAGATGTATGGAGCCTACCTTCGCATCCATGCCCATTTCACTGGGCTCAG GTACCTGCTATACAACTTCCCGATGACCTGCGCCTTCATAGGTGTTGCCAGCAACTTTACCTTCCTCAGCGTCATTGTGCTCTTCAGCTACATGCAGTGGGTGTGGGGGGGCATCTGGCCCCGACACCGCTTCTCTTTGCAG GTTAATATCCGAAAAAGAGAGACTTCCCAGAAGGAAGGCCAACGAAGGATCTCTACCCATCAGCCTGGTAAAG GAGCAGAGCCTGAAAGACAGGAGGAGGCAACTCAACTGTCAGATGTGACAGAGGATGGTGAGAGCCCTGAAGATCCCTCAGGGACAG AGGGTCCGCTGTCTGAGGAGGAGAAACCAGACCAGCAGCCCCTGAGtggagaggaggagctggagcgGGAGGCCAGTGATG GTTCAGGCTCCTGGGAAGATGCTGCTCTGCTGACTGATGCCAACCTAcctgcttctgcctctgcctctgcttctGCCCCTGCCCCGGAGACTCTGGGCAGCTCTGAGCCCTCTATGGGTGCTCTGAGACAGCGCCCCACCTGCTCCAGCTCCTAA
- the Bscl2 gene encoding seipin isoform X2, which yields MSKEMADQREGEAGGKEVCRDQIKGSDKEEPPAASSHGQGWRPGGRAAKNARPELGARPPALPAMVNDPPVPALLWAQEVGHVLAGRARRLLLQFGVLFCTILLLLWVSVFLYGSFYYSYMPTVSHLSPVHFYYRTDCDSSTTSLCSFPVANVSLAKSGRDRVLMYGQPYRITLELELPESPVNQDLGMFLVTVSCYTRGGRIISTSSRSVMLHYRSDLLQMLDTLVFSSLLLFGFAEQKQLLEVELYADYRENSYVPTTGAIIEIHSKRIQMYGAYLRIHAHFTGLRYLLYNFPMTCAFIGVASNFTFLSVIVLFSYMQWVWGGIWPRHRFSLQVNIRKRETSQKEGQRRISTHQPGTATLPILSSTCFGGAEPERQEEATQLSDVTEDGESPEDPSGTEGPLSEEEKPDQQPLSGEEELEREASDGSGSWEDAALLTDANLPASASASASAPAPETLGSSEPSMGALRQRPTCSSS from the exons ATGTCTAAAGAAATGGCAGACCAAAGAGAAGGAGAAGCTGGGGGTAAAGAGGTGTGCCGAGACCAGATCAAAGGATCGGACAAAGAG gaaCCGCCAGCTGCCTCATCCCATGGCCAGGGGTGGCGTCCAGGTGGCAGAGCAGCTAAGAACGCAAGACCTGAATTGGGGGCTAGACCCCCTGCTCTCCCTGCCATGGTCAATGATCCACCAGTACCTGCCTTATTGTGGGCCCAGGAAGTGGGCCATGTCTTGGCAGGCCGTGCCCGCAGGCTGCTGCTGCAGTTTGGGGTACTCTTCTGCAccatcctcctcctgctctgggtgTCTGTCTTTCTCTATGGCTCCTTCTACTATTCCTACATGCCGACAGTCAGCCACCTCAGCCCTGTGCATTTCTACTacag GACCGATTGTGATTCCTCTACCACCTCACTCTGCTCCTTTCCTGTTGCCAATGTCTCGCTGGCTAAAAGTGGACGTGATCGG GTGCTGATGTATGGACAGCCATATCGCATCACCTTAGAGCTTGAGTTGCCAGAGTCTCCTGTGAATCAAGATTTGGGCATGTTTTTGGTCACTGTTTCATGCTACACCAGAGGTGGCCGAATCATCTCCACCTCTTCCCGTTCG GTGATGCTGCATTACCGCTCAGACCTGCTCCAGATGCTTGACACGCTAGTCTTCTCTAGCCTCCTTCTGTTTGGCTTTGCTGAGCAGAAGCAGCTCCTGGAGGTGGAACTCTATGCGGACTATAGAGAGAACTCG TATGTGCCAACAACTGGAGCAATTATTGAGATCCACAGCAAGCGTATCCAGATGTATGGAGCCTACCTTCGCATCCATGCCCATTTCACTGGGCTCAG GTACCTGCTATACAACTTCCCGATGACCTGCGCCTTCATAGGTGTTGCCAGCAACTTTACCTTCCTCAGCGTCATTGTGCTCTTCAGCTACATGCAGTGGGTGTGGGGGGGCATCTGGCCCCGACACCGCTTCTCTTTGCAG GTTAATATCCGAAAAAGAGAGACTTCCCAGAAGGAAGGCCAACGAAGGATCTCTACCCATCAGCCTG GCACAGCCACCCTACCCATCCTGTCCTCTACTTGTTTTGGAGGAGCAGAGCCTGAAAGACAGGAGGAGGCAACTCAACTGTCAGATGTGACAGAGGATGGTGAGAGCCCTGAAGATCCCTCAGGGACAG AGGGTCCGCTGTCTGAGGAGGAGAAACCAGACCAGCAGCCCCTGAGtggagaggaggagctggagcgGGAGGCCAGTGATG GTTCAGGCTCCTGGGAAGATGCTGCTCTGCTGACTGATGCCAACCTAcctgcttctgcctctgcctctgcttctGCCCCTGCCCCGGAGACTCTGGGCAGCTCTGAGCCCTCTATGGGTGCTCTGAGACAGCGCCCCACCTGCTCCAGCTCCTAA
- the Bscl2 gene encoding seipin isoform X4 → MSKEMADQREGEAGGKEVCRDQIKGSDKEEPPAASSHGQGWRPGGRAAKNARPELGARPPALPAMVNDPPVPALLWAQEVGHVLAGRARRLLLQFGVLFCTILLLLWVSVFLYGSFYYSYMPTVSHLSPVHFYYRTDCDSSTTSLCSFPVANVSLAKSGRDRVLMYGQPYRITLELELPESPVNQDLGMFLVTVSCYTRGGRIISTSSRSVMLHYRSDLLQMLDTLVFSSLLLFGFAEQKQLLEVELYADYRENSYVPTTGAIIEIHSKRIQMYGAYLRIHAHFTGLRYLLYNFPMTCAFIGVASNFTFLSVIVLFSYMQWVWGGIWPRHRFSLQVNIRKRETSQKEGQRRISTHQPGKEPERQEEATQLSDVTEDGESPEDPSGTEGPLSEEEKPDQQPLSGEEELEREASDGSGSWEDAALLTDANLPASASASASAPAPETLGSSEPSMGALRQRPTCSSS, encoded by the exons ATGTCTAAAGAAATGGCAGACCAAAGAGAAGGAGAAGCTGGGGGTAAAGAGGTGTGCCGAGACCAGATCAAAGGATCGGACAAAGAG gaaCCGCCAGCTGCCTCATCCCATGGCCAGGGGTGGCGTCCAGGTGGCAGAGCAGCTAAGAACGCAAGACCTGAATTGGGGGCTAGACCCCCTGCTCTCCCTGCCATGGTCAATGATCCACCAGTACCTGCCTTATTGTGGGCCCAGGAAGTGGGCCATGTCTTGGCAGGCCGTGCCCGCAGGCTGCTGCTGCAGTTTGGGGTACTCTTCTGCAccatcctcctcctgctctgggtgTCTGTCTTTCTCTATGGCTCCTTCTACTATTCCTACATGCCGACAGTCAGCCACCTCAGCCCTGTGCATTTCTACTacag GACCGATTGTGATTCCTCTACCACCTCACTCTGCTCCTTTCCTGTTGCCAATGTCTCGCTGGCTAAAAGTGGACGTGATCGG GTGCTGATGTATGGACAGCCATATCGCATCACCTTAGAGCTTGAGTTGCCAGAGTCTCCTGTGAATCAAGATTTGGGCATGTTTTTGGTCACTGTTTCATGCTACACCAGAGGTGGCCGAATCATCTCCACCTCTTCCCGTTCG GTGATGCTGCATTACCGCTCAGACCTGCTCCAGATGCTTGACACGCTAGTCTTCTCTAGCCTCCTTCTGTTTGGCTTTGCTGAGCAGAAGCAGCTCCTGGAGGTGGAACTCTATGCGGACTATAGAGAGAACTCG TATGTGCCAACAACTGGAGCAATTATTGAGATCCACAGCAAGCGTATCCAGATGTATGGAGCCTACCTTCGCATCCATGCCCATTTCACTGGGCTCAG GTACCTGCTATACAACTTCCCGATGACCTGCGCCTTCATAGGTGTTGCCAGCAACTTTACCTTCCTCAGCGTCATTGTGCTCTTCAGCTACATGCAGTGGGTGTGGGGGGGCATCTGGCCCCGACACCGCTTCTCTTTGCAG GTTAATATCCGAAAAAGAGAGACTTCCCAGAAGGAAGGCCAACGAAGGATCTCTACCCATCAGCCTGGTAAAG AGCCTGAAAGACAGGAGGAGGCAACTCAACTGTCAGATGTGACAGAGGATGGTGAGAGCCCTGAAGATCCCTCAGGGACAG AGGGTCCGCTGTCTGAGGAGGAGAAACCAGACCAGCAGCCCCTGAGtggagaggaggagctggagcgGGAGGCCAGTGATG GTTCAGGCTCCTGGGAAGATGCTGCTCTGCTGACTGATGCCAACCTAcctgcttctgcctctgcctctgcttctGCCCCTGCCCCGGAGACTCTGGGCAGCTCTGAGCCCTCTATGGGTGCTCTGAGACAGCGCCCCACCTGCTCCAGCTCCTAA
- the Bscl2 gene encoding seipin isoform X6: protein MSKEMADQREGEAGGKEVCRDQIKGSDKEEPPAASSHGQGWRPGGRAAKNARPELGARPPALPAMVNDPPVPALLWAQEVGHVLAGRARRLLLQFGVLFCTILLLLWVSVFLYGSFYYSYMPTVSHLSPVHFYYRTDCDSSTTSLCSFPVANVSLAKSGRDRVLMYGQPYRITLELELPESPVNQDLGMFLVTVSCYTRGGRIISTSSRSVMLHYRSDLLQMLDTLVFSSLLLFGFAEQKQLLEVELYADYRENSYVPTTGAIIEIHSKRIQMYGAYLRIHAHFTGLRYLLYNFPMTCAFIGVASNFTFLSVIVLFSYMQWVWGGIWPRHRFSLQVNIRKRETSQKEGQRRISTHQPEPERQEEATQLSDVTEDGESPEDPSGTEGPLSEEEKPDQQPLSGEEELEREASDGSGSWEDAALLTDANLPASASASASAPAPETLGSSEPSMGALRQRPTCSSS from the exons ATGTCTAAAGAAATGGCAGACCAAAGAGAAGGAGAAGCTGGGGGTAAAGAGGTGTGCCGAGACCAGATCAAAGGATCGGACAAAGAG gaaCCGCCAGCTGCCTCATCCCATGGCCAGGGGTGGCGTCCAGGTGGCAGAGCAGCTAAGAACGCAAGACCTGAATTGGGGGCTAGACCCCCTGCTCTCCCTGCCATGGTCAATGATCCACCAGTACCTGCCTTATTGTGGGCCCAGGAAGTGGGCCATGTCTTGGCAGGCCGTGCCCGCAGGCTGCTGCTGCAGTTTGGGGTACTCTTCTGCAccatcctcctcctgctctgggtgTCTGTCTTTCTCTATGGCTCCTTCTACTATTCCTACATGCCGACAGTCAGCCACCTCAGCCCTGTGCATTTCTACTacag GACCGATTGTGATTCCTCTACCACCTCACTCTGCTCCTTTCCTGTTGCCAATGTCTCGCTGGCTAAAAGTGGACGTGATCGG GTGCTGATGTATGGACAGCCATATCGCATCACCTTAGAGCTTGAGTTGCCAGAGTCTCCTGTGAATCAAGATTTGGGCATGTTTTTGGTCACTGTTTCATGCTACACCAGAGGTGGCCGAATCATCTCCACCTCTTCCCGTTCG GTGATGCTGCATTACCGCTCAGACCTGCTCCAGATGCTTGACACGCTAGTCTTCTCTAGCCTCCTTCTGTTTGGCTTTGCTGAGCAGAAGCAGCTCCTGGAGGTGGAACTCTATGCGGACTATAGAGAGAACTCG TATGTGCCAACAACTGGAGCAATTATTGAGATCCACAGCAAGCGTATCCAGATGTATGGAGCCTACCTTCGCATCCATGCCCATTTCACTGGGCTCAG GTACCTGCTATACAACTTCCCGATGACCTGCGCCTTCATAGGTGTTGCCAGCAACTTTACCTTCCTCAGCGTCATTGTGCTCTTCAGCTACATGCAGTGGGTGTGGGGGGGCATCTGGCCCCGACACCGCTTCTCTTTGCAG GTTAATATCCGAAAAAGAGAGACTTCCCAGAAGGAAGGCCAACGAAGGATCTCTACCCATCAGCCTG AGCCTGAAAGACAGGAGGAGGCAACTCAACTGTCAGATGTGACAGAGGATGGTGAGAGCCCTGAAGATCCCTCAGGGACAG AGGGTCCGCTGTCTGAGGAGGAGAAACCAGACCAGCAGCCCCTGAGtggagaggaggagctggagcgGGAGGCCAGTGATG GTTCAGGCTCCTGGGAAGATGCTGCTCTGCTGACTGATGCCAACCTAcctgcttctgcctctgcctctgcttctGCCCCTGCCCCGGAGACTCTGGGCAGCTCTGAGCCCTCTATGGGTGCTCTGAGACAGCGCCCCACCTGCTCCAGCTCCTAA
- the Bscl2 gene encoding seipin isoform X7, with amino-acid sequence MVNDPPVPALLWAQEVGHVLAGRARRLLLQFGVLFCTILLLLWVSVFLYGSFYYSYMPTVSHLSPVHFYYRTDCDSSTTSLCSFPVANVSLAKSGRDRVLMYGQPYRITLELELPESPVNQDLGMFLVTVSCYTRGGRIISTSSRSVMLHYRSDLLQMLDTLVFSSLLLFGFAEQKQLLEVELYADYRENSYVPTTGAIIEIHSKRIQMYGAYLRIHAHFTGLRYLLYNFPMTCAFIGVASNFTFLSVIVLFSYMQWVWGGIWPRHRFSLQVNIRKRETSQKEGQRRISTHQPGKGTATLPILSSTCFGGAEPERQEEATQLSDVTEDGESPEDPSGTEGPLSEEEKPDQQPLSGEEELEREASDGSGSWEDAALLTDANLPASASASASAPAPETLGSSEPSMGALRQRPTCSSS; translated from the exons ATGGTCAATGATCCACCAGTACCTGCCTTATTGTGGGCCCAGGAAGTGGGCCATGTCTTGGCAGGCCGTGCCCGCAGGCTGCTGCTGCAGTTTGGGGTACTCTTCTGCAccatcctcctcctgctctgggtgTCTGTCTTTCTCTATGGCTCCTTCTACTATTCCTACATGCCGACAGTCAGCCACCTCAGCCCTGTGCATTTCTACTacag GACCGATTGTGATTCCTCTACCACCTCACTCTGCTCCTTTCCTGTTGCCAATGTCTCGCTGGCTAAAAGTGGACGTGATCGG GTGCTGATGTATGGACAGCCATATCGCATCACCTTAGAGCTTGAGTTGCCAGAGTCTCCTGTGAATCAAGATTTGGGCATGTTTTTGGTCACTGTTTCATGCTACACCAGAGGTGGCCGAATCATCTCCACCTCTTCCCGTTCG GTGATGCTGCATTACCGCTCAGACCTGCTCCAGATGCTTGACACGCTAGTCTTCTCTAGCCTCCTTCTGTTTGGCTTTGCTGAGCAGAAGCAGCTCCTGGAGGTGGAACTCTATGCGGACTATAGAGAGAACTCG TATGTGCCAACAACTGGAGCAATTATTGAGATCCACAGCAAGCGTATCCAGATGTATGGAGCCTACCTTCGCATCCATGCCCATTTCACTGGGCTCAG GTACCTGCTATACAACTTCCCGATGACCTGCGCCTTCATAGGTGTTGCCAGCAACTTTACCTTCCTCAGCGTCATTGTGCTCTTCAGCTACATGCAGTGGGTGTGGGGGGGCATCTGGCCCCGACACCGCTTCTCTTTGCAG GTTAATATCCGAAAAAGAGAGACTTCCCAGAAGGAAGGCCAACGAAGGATCTCTACCCATCAGCCTGGTAAAG GCACAGCCACCCTACCCATCCTGTCCTCTACTTGTTTTGGAGGAGCAGAGCCTGAAAGACAGGAGGAGGCAACTCAACTGTCAGATGTGACAGAGGATGGTGAGAGCCCTGAAGATCCCTCAGGGACAG AGGGTCCGCTGTCTGAGGAGGAGAAACCAGACCAGCAGCCCCTGAGtggagaggaggagctggagcgGGAGGCCAGTGATG GTTCAGGCTCCTGGGAAGATGCTGCTCTGCTGACTGATGCCAACCTAcctgcttctgcctctgcctctgcttctGCCCCTGCCCCGGAGACTCTGGGCAGCTCTGAGCCCTCTATGGGTGCTCTGAGACAGCGCCCCACCTGCTCCAGCTCCTAA
- the Lrrn4cl gene encoding LRRN4 C-terminal-like protein has protein sequence MLGSLCLLWLLALTLSVPRAQPLAPQDFQEEEEDETVSTPSLAVPCDYDRCRHLQVPCNELQKARPVACLCPGLSSPAWPPDPPRLGEVRIVAEEGRAEVHWCAPSSPVHHYRLLLWEGSGAPQKGPLLNTTVRRAELKGLKPGGAYVVCVVAGNEAGESRVSQAGGEDLEGVSFPAFGPCGRLTVPPRPVTLIHAAVGVGTALALLSCVALIWHFCLRERWGCPRRAATAQAAGAL, from the coding sequence ATGCTGggctctctctgccttctgtggCTCCTAGCCCTGACCTTGTCGGTTCCCAGAGCTCAGCCCTTGGCTCCTCAAGACttccaggaagaggaggaagatgagacGGTGAGCACACCTTCCCTGGCTGTCCCCTGTGATTACGACCGTTGCCGCCACCTGCAGGTGCCCTgcaatgagttgcagaaggccaGGCCGGTGGCCTGCCTGTGCCCGGGGCTgtccagccctgcctggcctccggACCCGCCACGCCTAGGAGAGGTGCGCATTGTGGCCGAAGAGGGCCGCGCCGAGGTCCACTGGTGTGCCCCCTCCTCCCCGGTCCACCACTACCGGCTGCTGCTTTGGGAAGGCAGCGGGGCTCCGCAGAAGGGCCCCCTACTCAACACTACGGTCCGCAGAGCAGAACTGAAGGGACTTAAGCCTGGGGGCGCTTATGTGGTTTGCGTGGTGGCTGGTAATGAGGCCGGGGAGAGCCGCGTGTCCCAAGCAGGTGGGGAGGACCTCGAGGGGGTGTCCTTCCCGGCCTTCGGGCCCTGCGGCCGGCTCACCGTGCCACCCAGACCGGTCACCCTAATCCACGCGGCCGTGGGGGTGGGCACAGCCCTGGCTCTGCTAAGCTGCGTCGCCCTGATCTGGCACTTCTGCCTCCGGGAGCGCTGGGGCTGTCCGCGCCGCGCAGCCACCGCCCAAGCCGCAGGGGCGCTCTGA